One stretch of Caloenas nicobarica isolate bCalNic1 chromosome 2, bCalNic1.hap1, whole genome shotgun sequence DNA includes these proteins:
- the SAMD9L gene encoding sterile alpha motif domain-containing protein 9-like: MENTNTEKNEKSHSYQPIEQWTKEEVKHWATEVVKVDQKYAEILFNQEVTGFTLKLMSKAAFVDMGIPHGPALQIMHFREKHDIVAKGSNQAVEQEGTEQSLDGEGEDGDIAKTECKKKHDSFNSSILQDSKTEPTEDKKAVESPDKENGSDMPLSSSQHPAGKTCMPYPFDNFSNGTRYTQHDILNVPETGPLNLIDPAHEFKLFTNTDKAKEEDIMMKFSNEVFKFAAACMNSRTNGTIHFGVRDNPHGEVEGVEVTKKEAYIDHFKKSIEKYFSEPYTSIAKACIREPRFVEVLLQDGSPSHRFVIEIDVVPKHCTCDTKYFCTNTYEYTSKSWKKAVFIRDGASSKNILNTKYFETFKGNLTSLAVTRERAEEDYKLKQKKPKNEGLKLASLLTGNRDSLDMSYYDYYILVTNKCHPSQTSHLDFLHEIKWFAVLDFDFESEMNGVFKTYKENRNAKLYFPDHYDNKVGSVSEHAEKLKLHQETNWIFCNGGSDFQGNNEPPLDPTLWQRDRAAGVRKMISFLLHKDVKQSGKFLIMFLLLSPVENPGDPLTETFVTFYQELKGLEYIVSICIGAGTYQRWKDILHARSISEEEISNKCVSNLTLEMVNGTITKLKSVTQSSKRLLPSVGHSTVLLKKQEDSMAALEILCENECKDTGIEKDEDKFRNFLKKREEDFYRGGRVSWWNFYFSSENYTSDFIRRDSYEKLENLIVSSSNSPHQSPVKIINLYHHPGCGGTTLAMHILWDLRKRFRCAVLKNKSSDFGTQLTTLLTCGADNNTGYLPVLLLVDDFEEQENVYFLQKEIQAVITEKCIYYVTPLVIILNCMRSQNPDESSTINSLNSISLKQMLSEKEQRAFDQKLKYIEEEHPNPDNFYSFMIMKRNFDPQYIEKVVKNTLRNLNTTSKPAQLFCFLTLLNSYVGTSTVSVSLCEEFLGINSQEIGCSEDKLIENMGICSNILIYDQVHEYRSYKSLRIIHPLIASHCLTELKLTYDLPKSEITLQLLKEDLFYKTSSSKLIRDIRTLLITRQHKEHGDESDTLFSPLIEAIHREEKRGKVEYVLKQASARFEQDGYICQALARYLYIKERNFDSALYWAKAAKQKAQHNSFISDTLGQVFKNKLRYHIEHKAKTADLTAEQLKFLLELAENAAQAFRESQQQAENAENEQYLQHQRFKRKFQTYNTAGYWGEIETGLHVIDVLWRVPFFSKKDLCCRKNMTKYLSGNSVLNVNNLNTESEMFKALKCYSGFLCSLRSRLKRAFDFFEDYFVFFKTQMSEKEVVEAKLYEKVQERFTKYTEMFCDFSFEQLKSKQVSNWPMSQHIEAYRDTLEASKAGSFSGILEYLHRNPGNSGREIEDIVEAYTFVCEENAQATLKDKQNLILANVVLSCIKPKSTHLRHSKELRSLLLSILKELKPTSQCVEPFFLASLLFWPPNIKQLNEDSRKMETFIRRLRESSKELYGTLHRSRQPLGLFYLARGSGLDRFVHKGKIDQLFSSLSEQELNSLWQNGKIWKEQAVQDLLLPLHGTAEGKVIYIDYGSNETFRIPVQPDSSCLLKNGTNIERVSFYLAFSIAGLLAYNIQSLSLKQ; encoded by the coding sequence atggaaaatacaaacactgaaaaaaatgagaaatcacATTCATATCAACCTATTGAACAGTGGACAAAAGAGGAAGTCAAACACTGGGCAACTGAAGTTGTTAAGGTTGACCAGAAATATGCAGAAATCCTGTTTAACCAAGAAGTGACCGGTTTTACTTTGAAACTGATGAGTAAAGCAGCTTTTGTGGATATGGGCATACCTCATGGGCCTGCTCTTCAAATAATGCATTTCCGGGAAAAGCATGACATTGTAGCTAAAGGTTCAAACCAGGCTGTGGAACAAGAAggcactgaacagagtctggatggagaaggagaagatggAGATATTGCAAAGACGGAGTGCAAGAAGAAACATGACTCATTTAATTCCAGTATACTGCAGGATTCTAAGACAGAGcccacagaagacaaaaaagcagTGGAGTCACCTGACAAAGAGAATGGATCAGACATGCCACTGTCAAGCAGCCAGCACCCAGCTGGAAAGACGTGTATGCCATATCCTTTTGATAATTTCAGCAATGGTACTCGATACACACAGCATGATATTCTTAATGTCCCTGAAACTGGGCCACTTAATCTCATTGATCCAGCACATGAATTCAAATTATTTACCAACACAGACAAGGCAAAAGAAGAGGATATCATGATGAAATTTAGCAATGAAGTCTTTAAATTTGCTGCAGCCTGCATGAACTCCCGCACAAATGGCACTATTCATTTTGGAGTACGTGACAATCCACATGGGGAAGTTGAAGGAGTAGAAGTTACCAAGAAAGAAGCATATATtgaccattttaaaaaatccatcgAAAAGTACTTTTCTGAGCCATACACCAGCATCGCAAAAGCTTGCATTAGAGAACCTAGATTTGTGGAAGTATTATTACAAGATGGAAGTCCATCACATAGGTTTGTCATTGAAATAGATGTGGTTCCCAAACACTGCACTTGtgatacaaaatatttctgtacgAACACATATGAATATACGAGTAAGAGTTGGAAAAAAGCTGTCTTCATCCGGGATGGAGCTAGTTccaaaaatattctaaatacaaaatattttgaaacttttaaagGTAACCTGACGTCTTTAGCAGTTACTCGTGAAAGAGCAGAGGAAGACtataaattaaagcaaaagaagCCAAAGAATGAAGGTCTAAAGCTAGCTAGTCTGCTCACGGGTAACAGGGACTCACTAGACATGTCTTATTATGACTACTACATTCTGGTAACAAACAAGTGCCACCCAAGTCAAACTTCACACTTAGACtttttacatgaaataaaatggtttGCTGTGCTTGACTTTGATTTTGAATCAGAAATGAATGGTGTGTTCAAGACTTACAAAGAAAATCGAAATGCCAAACTTTACTTCCCAGATCATTATGACAACAAGGTGGGTTCAGTTTCTGAACACGCTGAGAAGCTGAAACTTCATCAGGAAACCAACTGGATTTTCTGCAATGGTGGATCAGACTTCCAAGGCAATAATGAACCACCATTAGATCCCACTTTATGGCAACGAGACAGAGCTGCTGGTGTCAGAAAAatgatttcatttcttttacacAAAGATGTCAAGCAGAGTGGAaagtttttaataatgtttcttttgctttccccaGTGGAAAATCCAGGGGATCCCCTTACTGAGACTTTTGTGACATTTTACCAAGAGTTAAAGGGACTAGAATACATAGTCAGCATTTGCATTGGTGCAGGTACATATCAGCGATGGAAAGATATTCTGCATGCTAGAAGCATtagtgaggaagaaatttcaaACAAATGTGTTTCTAATTTAACCCTGGAAATGGTAAATGGTACCATTACAAAACTAAAATCAGTGACACAGTCTTCTAAAAGACTTCTGCCCTCCGTTGGTCATTCTACTgttcttttaaagaagcaaGAGGACTCGATGGCAGCATTGGAAATACTTTGTGAAAATGAATGCAAAGACACAGGAATAGAGAAGGACGAAGACAAATTTAGAAATTTCCTGAAAAAGCGGGAAGAAGATTTTTATCGAGGTGGTAGAGTATCGTGGTggaatttctatttttcttctgaaaattataCTTCAGATTTTATCAGAAGGGACAGTTATGAAAAGCTTGAGAACCTAATTGTGTCTTCATCTAACAGTCCTCATCAATCACCTGTAAAAATTATCAACCTTTACCACCACCCAGGCTGTGGTGGGACAACATTAGCTATGCATATCCTTTGGGATCTCCGGAAGCGATTCAGATGTGCTGTTCTGAAAAACAAGTCAAGTGATTTTGGAACACAGCTGACAACCTTACTCACTTGTGGAGCAGACAACAACACAGGATATTTACCAGTGTTACTTCTTGTGGATGATTTCGAAGAGCAAGAAAATGtctattttctgcagaaagaaattcaggcagttataacagaaaaatgcatctaCTATGTAACTCCTTTAGTGATCATTCTAAACTGTATGAGATCTCAGAATCCTGATGAAAGTTCAACAATCAATTCCTTGAATAGTATTTCCTTAAAACAGATGCTTTCTGAAAAAGAGCAAAGGGCCTTTGATCAGAAACTAAAATATATTGAAGAGGAGCATCCAAATCCTGacaatttttattcatttatgaTTATGAAGAGAAACTTTGATCCACAGTACATAGAAAAAGTGGTAAAAAATACCTTGCGTAACTTGAATACCACCTCTAAACCAGCACaacttttttgctttctaaCTCTGTTGAATTCATATGTGGGAACATCTACAGTTTCAGTATCATTGTGTGAAGAATTCTTAGGAATTAATTCTCAAGAGATTGGCTGCAGTGAAGATAAATTGATAGAAAATATGGGAATTTGTTCCAATATTCTAATATATGATCAGGTACATGAATACAGGAGTTACAAAAGTCTTCGTATCATTCACCCATTGATAGCATCTCACTGCCTAACAGAACTGAAACTAACCTATGACTTGCCTAAAAGCGAAATTACATTGCAGTTACTGAAagaagatttattttataaGACTTCATCAAGCAAACTTATTCGTGATATACGAACCCTGCTGATTACTAGGCAGCACAAGGAACATGGCGATGAGTCAGACACATTGTTTTCCCCCTTAATTGAAGCCATTCATAGGGAAGAGAAGCGTGGTAAAGTGGAATATGTGTTAAAACAAGCATCTGCCAGATTTGAGCAAGACGGCTACATTTGCCAAGCCTTAGCAAGATACTTGTACattaaagaaaggaattttGACTCTGCATTATActgggccaaagcagccaaACAGAAAGCACAACACAATTCATTCATATCAGATACACTTGGTCAGGTCTTCAAAAATAAGCTAAGATACCACATAGAGCACAAAGCAAAGACTGCAGACCTGACAGCTGAGCAACTGAAATTCTTGCTAGAGCTTGCTGAGAATGCTGCACAGGCTTTCAGAGAATCTCAGCAGCaagctgaaaatgcagaaaatgagcAATATTTGCAGCATCAAAGGTTTAAAAGAAAGTTTCAAACATACAATACTGCTGGTTATTGGGGAGAGATAGAAACTGGTCTTCATGTTATTGATGTCCTTTGGCGTGTtccatttttcagcaaaaaggaCTTATGCTGTAGAAAAAATATGACAAAGTATCTATCAGGAAATAGTGTTTTGAATGTAAATAACCTTAACACAGAGAGTGAAATGTTCAAGGCTCTTAAATGTTATTCTGGCTTTTTATGTAGTTTACGATCACGGTTAAAAAGGGCATTTGACTTTTTCGAAGactattttgtgtttttcaaaacacagatgaGTGAAAAAGAAGTTGTAGAAGCAAAATTGTATGAGAAGGTTCAAGAACGTTTTACCAAatatacagaaatgttttgtgatTTCAGTTTTGAGCAGCTGAAAAGTAAACAAGTCTCGAACTGGCCGATGTCTCAGCATATAGAAGCATACAGAGACACTTTGGAGGCTTCCAAAGCAGGCTCATTTTCTGGCATTCTGGAATACCTTCACAGAAATCCTGGAAATTCTGGCAGAGAAATAGAAGACATAGTAGAGGCGTATACTTTTGTGTGTGAGGAGAATGCACAAGCAACTCTGAAAGACAAACAGAATTTGATTTTGGCAAATGTTGTTCTGAGCTGCATTAAACCTAAATCCACTCATTTACGTCATTCTAAGGAGCTGAGAAGTCTGCTtctaagcattttaaaagaactgaaacCAACTTCACAGTGTGTAGAGCCTTTCTTCCTAGCCTCTCTGTTGTTTTGGCCCCCAAATATAAAACAACTAAATGAAGATTCCAGGAAAATGGAAACCTTTATTAGACGCTTACGTGAGTCTTCCAAAGAGCTCTATGGAACCCTCCATCGTTCCAGGCAGCCTCTGGGTCTTTTCTATCTGGCAAGAGGTAGTGGCCTGGACAGATTTgttcacaaaggaaaaatagatcAGCTTTTTAGTTCACTTTCGGAACAGGAATTGAATTCCCTCTGGCAGAATGGAAAGATCTGGAAGGAACAGGCTGTTCAAGATCTTTTACTTCCTTTGCATGGAACAGCTGAGGGTAAGGTTATCTACATAGACTATGGCAGCAATGAAACCTTTAGGATACCGGTGCAGCCTGACTCCTCATGCCTATTGAAAAATGGCACAAACATAGAAAGAGTGTCTTTTTACCTTGCATTTTCCATTGCTGGTCTCCTGGCATACAACATACAAAGTCTGTCATTAAAACAATAG